The proteins below come from a single Chelmon rostratus isolate fCheRos1 chromosome 12, fCheRos1.pri, whole genome shotgun sequence genomic window:
- the apoda.1 gene encoding apolipoprotein Da, duplicate 1, with translation MKLSLVLVFAFILPLIRAQVPHWGPCPEPAVQPAFNLKQFMGRWFEIAKLPAQFEKGRCIETNFTLRTDSSIRVVSSEILKGELRKIEGTGVIEDLKNPAKLGISYSYVLPYSPYWILSTDYVNSALVYSCTDILRLFHVDFAWILGRTRTLPDSTVQKAQEIFANNNIDVSRMIPSRQQGCDKTTQ, from the exons ATGAAGTTATCTTTAGTTCTGGTTTTTGCATTCATCCTCCCACTCATCAGGGCTCAGGTGCCCCACTGGGGACCATGTCCAGAACCAGCCGTTCAGCCGGCCTTCAACCTCAAACAG TTCATGGGGAGATGGTTTGAAATTGCCAAGCTGCCGGCCCAGTTTGAGAAGGGACGGTGCATCGAAACCAATTTCACTTTGAGGACGGACAGCTCCATTCGAGTGGTCAGCTCTGAAATACT aaaaggagagcTGAGAAAAATTGAAGGGACTGGAGTCATAGAGGATCTGAAGAATCCCGCCAAGCTGGGAATAAGTTACTCCTACG TCCTGCCCTACTCCCCTTACTGGATCCTGTCCACTGACTACGTGAACTCAGCCCTGGTGTATTCCTGCACGGACATCCTGAGGCTCTTCCACGTCGACTTCGCCTGGATCCTGGGCCGAACACGAACCCTGCCGGACTCCACCGTCCAGAAGGCCCAGGAGATCTTCGCCAACAACAACATCGACGTGAGCAGGATGATTCCCAGCAGGCAGCAAGGCTGTGACAAAACTACTCAGTAG
- the LOC121615421 gene encoding apolipoprotein D-like, which yields MKTMKVIFLTLLSVLAASAQVLKFGKCPKPAVQANFDATRYIGKWYEIQKLPTAFQKGECGTATYSLKSPGVIGVLNRELLDDGTINSIVGSAKTKNPTEPAKLEVSFYETSPPGPYWVLSTDYEGHSLVYGCSDFGLFHMELSWILSREPTLSEETVEQLHGILSAAGVNVGKMVPTNQDETYCSPMNQ from the exons ATGAAGACCATGAAAGTGATTTTCTTGactctgctgtctgttctcGCAGCCAGCGCTCAGGTTTTGAAGTTTGGCAAATGTCCCAAACCAGCTGTTCAGGCCAACTTTGATGCTACCAGG TATATTGGTAAGTGGTATGAGATCCAGAAGCTGCCAACAGCCTTCCAGAAAGGCGAGTGCGGCACTGCCACCTACAGCCTGAAGAGCCCCGGAGTTATCGGTGTCCTCAACAGGGAGCTGCT TGATGATGGAACCATTAACTCTATCGTCGGCTCTGCCAAGACCAAGAACCCCACCGAGCCTGCCAAGCTTGAGGTCTCCTTCTATGAAA CATCTCCCCCAGGTCCTTACTGGGTGCTTTCCACCGACTACGAGGGTCACTCTCTGGTCTACGGCTGCAGCGACTTCGGCCTGTTCCACATGGAGCTGTCCTGGATCCTGAGCAGGGAGCCCACCCTGTCTGAGGAGACCGTAGAGCAGCTGCACGGCATCCTGTCCGCTGCTGGAGTCAATGTGGGCAAGATGGTCCCCACCAACCAGGATGAGACTTACTGCAGCCCCATGAACCAGTAA